A genomic segment from Candidatus Korarchaeum cryptofilum OPF8 encodes:
- a CDS encoding proline racemase family protein has product MEVLAKLGGWEPPAGWLRITTLETHTEGEPLRIITSGIPAIEGRSVLEKRRYFMKNLDHIRRALILEPRGHADMYGAVITEPSLPEAHFGVIFMHNEGYSTGCGHAVIALAKVAVLTGIVDATEPLTEVRIETPSGLVRAYVEVRNGEVGKVRFRNVPSFVYALDKEVEVEGIGRVNYDVAFGGAFYAFVDSEQLGVKCVPEGYRELIDTGMRIKRAVMNSLSIEHPFERDLSFLYGTIFVCPPVDEASHSRHVTVFAEGEVDRCPTGTGVSARLPLLLARKEIGLGEELIFESIINTKFTGRIVEKVKYGPYEAVIPEVGGDAHIIAKNTFLIDPEDPLKYGFFLR; this is encoded by the coding sequence TTGGAGGTCCTGGCTAAGCTCGGGGGTTGGGAACCGCCAGCCGGCTGGTTGAGGATAACTACTTTAGAAACGCATACCGAGGGTGAGCCCCTCAGGATAATAACATCGGGGATTCCGGCTATCGAAGGAAGGAGCGTGCTTGAGAAGAGGAGGTACTTCATGAAGAACTTAGATCACATAAGGAGAGCTCTCATCTTGGAGCCCAGGGGTCATGCGGATATGTACGGTGCAGTTATAACTGAACCTTCTCTCCCTGAAGCGCACTTCGGGGTAATATTCATGCACAATGAGGGATACAGCACTGGGTGCGGCCACGCTGTGATAGCTTTAGCTAAAGTAGCTGTCCTCACTGGCATCGTCGATGCTACTGAGCCGCTCACTGAAGTGAGGATAGAGACGCCCTCCGGCCTAGTCAGAGCTTACGTGGAGGTCAGGAATGGCGAGGTAGGTAAGGTTAGGTTCAGGAACGTCCCTTCCTTCGTTTACGCTCTAGATAAGGAGGTGGAAGTTGAGGGGATCGGGAGGGTGAATTATGATGTCGCATTCGGAGGGGCTTTCTACGCTTTCGTCGACTCAGAGCAGTTAGGAGTGAAGTGCGTCCCCGAGGGGTACAGGGAGCTCATAGATACGGGGATGAGGATAAAGAGGGCTGTCATGAATAGCCTGAGTATAGAGCATCCATTTGAGAGGGATCTCAGCTTCCTGTATGGGACTATATTCGTATGCCCACCTGTAGATGAAGCATCCCATAGCAGGCACGTCACGGTCTTCGCTGAGGGCGAGGTCGATAGGTGCCCCACTGGGACCGGGGTCAGCGCGAGGTTACCCCTCTTGCTGGCTAGGAAAGAAATTGGCTTAGGTGAGGAGCTAATATTCGAGAGCATAATAAATACGAAGTTCACGGGGAGGATAGTTGAGAAAGTGAAATACGGGCCTTACGAAGCTGTCATACCCGAGGTGGGCGGAGATGCTCATATAATAGCTAAGAACACTTTCCTCATAGATCCCGAGGACCCCTTGAAATATGGATTCTTCCTGAGATAA
- a CDS encoding APC family permease yields the protein MSGEGSSGIVPKEVFARRASGLVREASLIDAFAFGFLNQGPAVAIWTLLSWGIWLFPSGDILNSIWIATFFGVFGAALVWGILGASMPRSGGSYVYNTRILHPAIGMAVSFAEYFVWWLWGIILAPWVADPGLTTLFGMLEMPEAAEWCASPLGMFIIASIVNFLGYLFTFYGLRWYLWHQRTMMVLSIIFLVIVGIILGMHSHEEFVAAWNAMAAQYNSLDYEGMIRAAMETDPRVFTPTAAVVMGTLGLVVVNAWWARYGLDLNVMAGEIKRPQRNIMIAQISSVVAPAIFVLAFAVLFPSVVGRDFMYALSVADNVGLDGYKMPFPPNFMGVTRVFLDLSNPLHYALAIMAALSFIICDYMYIPLGYVAASRIAVAWGMDRMGPKWFSEVNPKWASPVKNLTFFFIVSELGIALYTFGGAGPISSLDCPATEGISLWGVTALGALIFPFVKKVKSIWETSPYRNWRIGPLPIITIAAVIDLINVAIIEYFYYTTPELEGITPEGLIAFLFVWTGGMLWWAYWRWKNKKEGIDIDLAWKELPPE from the coding sequence ATGTCAGGAGAGGGATCTAGTGGAATTGTTCCAAAGGAAGTTTTCGCGAGGAGGGCGAGCGGCCTAGTAAGGGAAGCCAGTCTTATAGATGCCTTCGCTTTCGGTTTCCTCAATCAGGGGCCAGCTGTTGCTATATGGACATTGCTGAGCTGGGGGATATGGCTCTTCCCATCTGGAGATATATTGAACTCGATATGGATAGCGACTTTCTTCGGTGTCTTCGGAGCTGCTCTCGTGTGGGGTATCCTAGGTGCATCTATGCCCAGGAGTGGAGGTAGCTACGTCTACAATACGAGGATACTGCATCCAGCGATAGGGATGGCAGTCAGCTTCGCTGAGTACTTCGTCTGGTGGCTCTGGGGGATAATATTAGCTCCTTGGGTAGCCGATCCCGGATTAACGACGCTCTTCGGTATGCTCGAGATGCCCGAAGCGGCTGAGTGGTGCGCCTCCCCACTGGGCATGTTCATAATAGCCTCCATAGTGAACTTCCTGGGCTATCTATTCACTTTCTATGGCTTGAGATGGTATCTCTGGCATCAGAGGACGATGATGGTCCTCTCCATAATATTCCTAGTTATCGTCGGTATCATACTGGGCATGCACTCGCACGAGGAGTTCGTGGCAGCTTGGAATGCTATGGCAGCTCAGTACAATTCTCTAGATTATGAGGGTATGATAAGAGCAGCTATGGAGACCGATCCGAGGGTATTCACTCCTACAGCAGCTGTAGTCATGGGGACCCTCGGCCTAGTTGTAGTGAACGCCTGGTGGGCTAGATACGGTCTTGATCTGAACGTCATGGCTGGAGAGATAAAGAGGCCCCAGAGGAACATAATGATAGCTCAGATAAGCTCCGTAGTTGCCCCGGCTATATTCGTCCTCGCGTTCGCGGTGCTCTTCCCGAGCGTCGTAGGAAGGGACTTCATGTACGCTCTCTCGGTAGCTGATAACGTGGGGCTCGATGGTTACAAAATGCCCTTCCCGCCTAACTTCATGGGAGTGACTAGAGTCTTCCTGGATCTATCTAACCCGCTGCACTACGCTCTAGCCATAATGGCTGCCCTCAGCTTCATAATATGTGATTACATGTACATTCCTCTGGGTTACGTGGCTGCCAGCAGGATAGCCGTAGCATGGGGTATGGACAGGATGGGGCCCAAGTGGTTCTCCGAAGTGAATCCAAAGTGGGCATCACCCGTGAAGAACTTGACTTTCTTCTTCATAGTCTCCGAGCTCGGGATAGCTTTGTATACCTTCGGAGGGGCTGGTCCGATATCTTCACTGGACTGCCCGGCTACGGAGGGCATCTCCTTATGGGGAGTTACCGCATTAGGTGCTCTCATATTCCCATTCGTCAAGAAGGTCAAATCAATATGGGAGACCTCGCCCTATAGGAACTGGAGGATAGGGCCCCTGCCCATAATAACGATAGCCGCAGTGATAGATCTGATAAACGTTGCGATAATAGAGTACTTCTACTACACGACTCCTGAGCTAGAAGGAATAACGCCTGAAGGATTAATAGCCTTCTTATTCGTTTGGACTGGTGGTATGCTCTGGTGGGCATACTGGAGATGGAAGAACAAGAAGGAGGGCATAGATATAGATCTTGCATGGAAGGAGCTCCCTCCGGAGTGA
- a CDS encoding metallophosphoesterase family protein, with the protein MTRILFVTDVHGSEYVFRKFLNAIPIYKADVGILLGDLAGKLLVPIVKNPDNTYVSTFFGGTYKFKEKELDDVKKRISIAGYYPIIVTKEELDEIERNPELKDRLFVENIKARLRSWIKLAEERLKGKNVKIFISAGNDDPLEIEEVLNESDFVINVGMKKVWVDEHHEMITLPYSNPTPWNTPREVPEEKLEEMIEDLVKKIENMENAIFNFHVPPYDSGLDLAPKLSKDLTPSVSEMIPVGSVAVRKAIEKYQPMMGLHGHIHESKGFCNIGRTICFNPGSEYGEGILKGVLIDIERGKVKGYSFVSG; encoded by the coding sequence ATGACCAGGATACTCTTCGTGACGGATGTTCACGGCTCTGAATACGTATTCAGGAAATTCCTAAATGCGATCCCTATATACAAAGCCGATGTAGGCATACTCCTCGGGGACTTAGCCGGTAAGCTCTTAGTACCGATAGTGAAGAACCCCGATAACACTTATGTGAGCACTTTCTTCGGGGGGACTTACAAGTTCAAGGAGAAGGAGCTTGATGATGTCAAGAAGAGAATCTCTATAGCCGGCTATTATCCGATAATCGTGACTAAGGAGGAGTTGGATGAGATAGAGAGGAATCCTGAACTGAAGGATAGGCTCTTCGTCGAGAACATAAAGGCTAGGTTGAGGAGCTGGATCAAGCTCGCTGAGGAGAGGTTGAAAGGTAAAAATGTGAAGATATTCATATCGGCAGGGAACGATGATCCGCTGGAGATAGAGGAAGTCCTCAATGAGAGCGATTTCGTGATAAACGTTGGCATGAAGAAGGTCTGGGTCGATGAGCATCATGAGATGATAACGCTGCCCTACTCCAACCCGACCCCCTGGAACACGCCCAGGGAGGTCCCAGAGGAGAAGCTCGAGGAGATGATAGAGGATCTAGTCAAGAAGATAGAGAACATGGAGAATGCTATATTCAACTTCCACGTCCCTCCATACGATTCGGGCTTAGATCTAGCCCCAAAGCTCTCTAAGGACTTAACGCCTTCCGTCAGCGAGATGATACCCGTCGGTAGCGTAGCAGTAAGGAAGGCTATAGAGAAGTATCAGCCGATGATGGGGCTTCATGGCCACATACACGAATCCAAAGGATTCTGCAATATAGGGAGGACCATATGCTTCAACCCGGGAAGCGAGTACGGTGAGGGGATACTCAAAGGAGTTTTAATAGATATAGAGAGGGGGAAGGTCAAAGGTTACTCGTTCGTGTCCGGGTGA
- a CDS encoding MFS transporter: MSSRNVSVLSITSFAIDVAFSSWWMILPLYLERLGAGVAEVGISFSLVNVAWALSQLPGGLLSDRFGRKVIILLSTSTFIPFFISMLLLKDWLAVALAVAISSFFAGLQNPSFSSMIAESSEKLGVARAFGFYNFLLNLGWAVGPLLGSLIIPSYGFDPLFILGIVVSLSCLAARAALLKEPPKMEESSSFGLTLIPLLISLSVFQLANGIISPLIPIYAEKLMYFSLEEIERMFFSAQLLTSIASIAAGSLVMKIGGLRGLMLSFVSSGIFSLLWIFSRAYAAFILISLYYIALFSLAEVSFGTAISELTARDRRATAFGTVTILTGLSHSAGSYLGGMLWEVSGPEIPFFLASSIMLLSSIPLRALSNATPPPRCTTSPSSLS; encoded by the coding sequence GTGAGCTCTAGAAACGTATCGGTGCTCTCAATAACCTCCTTCGCGATAGATGTAGCTTTTAGCTCGTGGTGGATGATCCTCCCCCTCTACTTGGAGAGGCTGGGGGCCGGCGTAGCAGAAGTTGGGATTAGCTTCTCTCTGGTAAATGTAGCCTGGGCCCTCTCCCAACTACCAGGAGGCCTCCTCTCAGATAGGTTCGGGAGGAAGGTAATTATCTTGCTATCGACATCTACGTTCATACCTTTCTTCATCTCAATGCTCTTACTCAAGGACTGGCTCGCAGTCGCCTTAGCAGTAGCTATATCCTCCTTCTTCGCCGGCCTCCAGAACCCATCCTTCAGCTCGATGATAGCTGAGTCCTCGGAGAAGCTGGGAGTAGCTAGAGCATTCGGGTTCTACAACTTCCTCCTGAACCTGGGCTGGGCTGTCGGTCCCCTTCTGGGATCCCTCATAATCCCGTCCTATGGATTCGACCCCCTCTTCATACTAGGGATAGTGGTGAGCCTCTCCTGTCTCGCAGCTAGAGCTGCACTGCTTAAGGAACCCCCTAAAATGGAGGAGAGTTCCAGCTTCGGATTGACTCTCATACCCCTCCTCATCTCCCTCTCGGTGTTCCAATTAGCCAATGGGATAATCTCCCCCCTAATACCCATCTACGCTGAGAAGCTCATGTACTTCTCTTTAGAGGAGATAGAGAGGATGTTCTTCTCAGCTCAGCTCCTCACATCAATCGCGAGCATCGCCGCGGGCTCCCTCGTGATGAAAATAGGGGGATTGAGGGGCTTAATGCTATCTTTCGTCTCCTCAGGTATCTTCTCCCTGCTATGGATCTTCTCAAGAGCTTACGCTGCATTCATCCTGATCTCGCTATACTACATAGCTCTCTTCTCCCTAGCTGAAGTCTCCTTCGGTACTGCGATCAGTGAGCTCACAGCTAGGGATAGGAGAGCAACTGCCTTCGGTACCGTCACTATCCTCACGGGCTTATCCCACTCAGCCGGCTCATATTTAGGCGGAATGCTCTGGGAGGTATCTGGGCCCGAGATACCCTTCTTCCTAGCTTCATCAATAATGCTTCTCTCTTCCATACCCCTCAGAGCCCTTTCTAATGCCACTCCTCCACCTCGTTGTACCACTTCTCCTTCGTCCCTATCTTAG
- a CDS encoding acylphosphatase, protein MKRVVIIAKGEVQRVGYRDEVERIARKLGLTGYVENLKPYDVMIVAEGDEERLKQFIELVKIQKFPIFVENLEVTWQEATGEFSFFEIRRGDWTEELFERLDAAGRLLYRNVELSEKAVELGEKNLKLSEKAVELSEKAVELGEKNLKLGRAILKAIREESEKTREEIRLLRGDLREYIQENLKEIRDRVVEIEKALKRAGIM, encoded by the coding sequence ATGAAGAGAGTGGTGATCATAGCGAAAGGAGAGGTTCAGAGAGTCGGCTACAGGGATGAGGTGGAGAGGATCGCTAGGAAGCTGGGCCTCACCGGTTACGTTGAGAACCTGAAACCTTACGATGTTATGATAGTAGCGGAGGGAGATGAGGAGAGGCTTAAACAGTTCATCGAATTGGTGAAGATACAGAAGTTCCCTATATTCGTTGAGAATCTCGAAGTTACCTGGCAGGAGGCGACAGGGGAATTCAGCTTCTTCGAAATAAGGAGAGGAGATTGGACGGAGGAGCTCTTCGAGAGGCTGGACGCAGCTGGGAGGCTCCTCTATAGGAACGTGGAGCTGAGCGAGAAAGCGGTTGAATTAGGGGAGAAGAACTTGAAACTGAGCGAGAAAGCGGTTGAATTAAGCGAGAAAGCGGTTGAGCTGGGAGAGAAGAACTTGAAGCTGGGGAGGGCGATTCTGAAGGCGATAAGGGAGGAATCTGAGAAGACGAGGGAGGAGATAAGGTTACTTAGAGGTGATCTCAGGGAGTACATACAGGAGAACCTCAAGGAGATACGGGATAGGGTAGTAGAGATAGAGAAGGCGCTTAAGAGGGCCGGAATAATGTGA